In Candidatus Deferrimicrobium sp., the following are encoded in one genomic region:
- a CDS encoding zinc ribbon domain-containing protein, producing MPIYEYQCPACGEFEKEQRMSDPPLKKCPHCGKAVTRLVGGGGGFVLKGGNWVSKMASSGESMKKKSDRFMKQTVGEVAEDIAKHSRSH from the coding sequence GTGCCCATTTACGAATATCAATGCCCCGCGTGCGGGGAGTTCGAGAAGGAGCAGCGGATGTCCGACCCGCCGCTCAAGAAGTGCCCCCATTGCGGCAAGGCGGTTACCCGGTTGGTCGGCGGCGGCGGCGGATTCGTGCTGAAGGGCGGGAACTGGGTATCGAAGATGGCGTCTTCGGGGGAATCCATGAAGAAGAAGTCCGACCGGTTCATGAAGCAGACGGTGGGGGAGGTCGCCGAGGACATCGCGAAGCATTCCCGTTCCCATTGA
- a CDS encoding metallophosphoesterase, producing the protein MSLFLLSFFLVYGSMHVYALLKARSALAFSPGTLLALLLLLGILLCAPIVTQLLSRHGYEGASRSIAYVGYLWMGFLFFLTCLNLSADLLRLPLWAMERGGIAVNARGVLAGRPAFLCIAGLAVALSAYAVAEACRIEVVRVRIVTDRLPASVPSLRIAQITDLHLGLIHRSSMARKVAAIVAREHPDLLVSSGDLVDGQLDGITALEEILREIPAPRGKIAVLGNHEYYGGIDRSIAFTRKSGFTLLRDEAVTIDNAVRIAGVDDPAGARFGRTDGPSEAVLLGDRPDGRFTILLKHRPQLDPATGGKFDLQLSGHTHNGQIFPFRLLTRLFFPLLAGDHPVPGGGILHVSRGTGTWGPPMRFLAPPEITVVDIERSIPVDS; encoded by the coding sequence ATGAGCCTGTTCCTCCTTTCGTTCTTCCTGGTCTACGGTTCCATGCACGTCTACGCCCTTCTCAAGGCGCGCTCGGCGCTGGCCTTCAGTCCCGGAACACTGCTCGCACTTCTCCTCCTCCTCGGGATCCTCCTTTGCGCGCCGATCGTCACGCAGCTACTGAGCCGTCACGGTTACGAAGGCGCGTCACGGAGCATCGCGTACGTCGGATACCTCTGGATGGGGTTTCTCTTCTTCCTCACCTGCCTGAACCTTTCCGCCGACCTCCTCCGCCTGCCCCTGTGGGCGATGGAGCGTGGCGGGATCGCCGTGAACGCGAGGGGGGTTCTCGCGGGACGCCCCGCGTTTCTCTGCATCGCCGGGCTCGCCGTCGCGCTGTCGGCGTACGCGGTCGCCGAGGCGTGCCGCATCGAGGTCGTCCGTGTGCGCATCGTCACGGACCGGCTGCCGGCGTCCGTCCCCTCCCTGCGGATCGCGCAGATCACGGACCTCCACCTCGGCCTCATCCACCGGAGCAGCATGGCCAGGAAGGTCGCGGCGATCGTCGCCCGGGAACACCCGGACCTCCTCGTGTCGTCGGGGGACCTGGTGGACGGGCAACTGGACGGCATCACGGCGCTGGAGGAAATTCTACGGGAGATCCCCGCGCCGCGCGGAAAAATCGCGGTCCTCGGAAACCACGAATATTACGGGGGGATCGACCGTTCGATCGCCTTCACACGGAAGTCCGGCTTCACGCTCCTTCGGGACGAAGCCGTCACGATCGACAACGCGGTGCGGATCGCGGGAGTCGACGATCCCGCCGGGGCGCGATTCGGCCGAACCGACGGTCCTTCCGAAGCCGTCCTCCTCGGGGATCGCCCGGACGGACGGTTCACGATCCTCCTCAAGCACCGCCCGCAACTCGACCCAGCCACGGGGGGGAAATTCGACCTGCAACTCTCGGGGCACACCCACAACGGGCAGATCTTTCCGTTCCGCCTCCTCACCCGTCTGTTCTTCCCCCTCCTCGCGGGGGACCACCCCGTCCCGGGGGGAGGGATCCTGCATGTGAGCCGCGGCACGGGAACGTGGGGGCCCCCGATGCGATTCCTCGCCCCCCCGGAGATCACCGTTGTGGACATCGAGCGCTCCATTCCAGTTGATTCCTGA